GCGGATGGACCTCCTCTCGATTCTCCTCCGCGCGCAGGTGCGCGGAGAGCAGACCGACGACCAGTTACGCGACGAGATGATGACGATGCTGCTGGCGGGCCACGACACCACCGCGCTGACGCTCACGTACGCGTGGTATCTCCTCTCGCAGCATCCCGACGTAGAGGAGGCGGTTCACGCCGAACTCGACGAGGTGCTCGGCGGCGACCCGCCGAGCGCACGCGACGCTCGAAAACTTCGCTACACCGAGCAGGTGCTACAGGAGACGATGCGACTCTACCCGCCGGTGTACACGCTGTTCCGCGAACCGCTCGTGGACGTGAAACTCGGGGGTTACCGCGTGCCTGAAGGGTCGGCCGTGATGCTCCCGCAGTGGGCCGTCCACCGCTCCTCGCGCTACTACGAGAACCCATTGGAGTTCGACCCGGACCGCTGGACGCCTGCCGAGCGCTCGAAGCGCCCCCAACTGTCGTACTTCCCGTTCGGGGCCGGCCCGCGTCACTGCATCGGCAAACAGTTCTCGATGCTGGAGGCGAAACTCATCCTCGGGACGGTGGCGCAGCGGTACTCGCTGGAGTACGTCGGCGACGACGACCCGCTCAGTCTGAGCGGCTCGCTGACGATGCATCCCCGCAACCCGATGGTGATGCGGCTTCACGCGCGCGAAAACCGAAAGAGCGCGAGGCGATGACGCCGCGTCAACCCCGAAGCGGAATCGTCCCCGCGACTTCCCGATACTCGGCGCTCCAGACACAGAGTTCCGAGACGGTCCACATCACCGGGTCGAGCTCCGCGTCTCGAAGCACCTCGACGGCGGACGGAGAGCCACCGCGAGCGAGCGTCACGTGCGGGACGTACTCGTCTCCTTCCAACCCCTCTATCGCGCCGAACCGGTCGACGAGTCGCTCGTGAAGCGCGAGAAGGCCGGGACTCTCGACGGTGAGGTAGACGACGGGTCCGTCTCCTCGGACCGGCGTCTCGAAGGCGTCGATTCCCGTGACGCGCACCTCGAACGGGGGTTCGTTCGCTAGCGGTGTCCGGAGCGTCTCACGGAGGCGGTCGTACGACCGGTTCTCGAAGCGTTTGACGACGAGCGTGTGTCTGTCGCGAATCCTGTCGAACGCCGTCAACCGGGGGTAGAGCTCGGTCGCCAGCCGTTCGACGGTCCCCGGCACGAGGACGTTGAGGCTGTAGCTCACGCTCTCACGCCCACCCCGCCGCCGAGAGCGACGCCCGCCAGTCGGCGCTGTAGTCGGTCGAGAACGTGGATTCGCCGACGACGCAGAGTCCGTTCACCGATTGGATACCGCCGAACCGACCCTGCCACCCGATCCGGTAGCCGTCGCGCTCGTCGCTCGCCCCGTCGGAGACGCGGGGGCGGAGGCGCCCGTCGCGGAGTGGGAAGTCGACGCCGAACGTCGCGTCGTGGTCCGACCCGTCGGCCGTCGCCACTGAGACCGCCTGCGGGCCGGTCAGGCGGGTCGTCGGTGCGGAGTCGAGCAGTTCGTCGGTAGGCCGAAGGTCGACGCCCACGTCGAGACTCGTGAGCGCGACGCCGACCGACCGTCCCAGCGCGTCGAGCCACACCGAGTCGGTCAGCGGTTGTGCCGCGCACCAGAGCCAGTACGCGACGTGACGGCGGCCGTCCGTGTCGAACCGCCGGAGTCCGTAGCGGGCGACGACGGCGTCGGCTACGGCGTACTCGGTGTCGTCGAGCGAGGCCCGGAGGGAGAGTCGCCACGCGCCCTCAAAGTCGACATCGGAGGGTGCGTCGCCGGAGCCCCAGACGCCGCCGTCGCCGTACCGTCGGATCATCCGAGAGACGTAGTCGGCGAACGCCCGTTCGCCGAGTCGCGTCGATTCGGCCGCGAGCGACCGCGAATCGCCGGTTCTGGCGACGACGACCGGCGGGGCGCGACCGAGACAGCCGACCGTGACGGCGCCGACCGATCCGATCGCGCCGACCCTGCGGAGGAACGTCCGGCGGGAACTGGTCGGTGTCGTCATCGCCGCCGACTACGTGCGGGAGCACAAAAACCTGTCAGGTACGCGCGGGCGAACGGACACGCCGCCGAAAACGCATCGTGTGCCGATGCGAAGCCCACGAACACACGACGGTCTCAGAGCCGGTCGAAGAACCAGAGCAGGATGAGCGCGACGACAGCGAGACCCAGCAAGGGCTGGAGCGGGCCGAGCAGTCCGCCGACGATACCCAGCGCCGTTCCGACGATTTCGAGCACCAACCAGACGACGACGAGGACCAAGACGACTTTCAAGAGGTCTTCAACGTCGAGTTCTGCGCGGCTACGACTCATACGTGAGCGTGATTGTTCGGTAGGCAAAAACGCTACGGCTACGTCTCCAGTCGCCGATAGGTGGACGAACTCCGGCGCGTGCTGCAGTGGAAGCGAAGGGGTCCGGGACGAAAAATGGTTGATTCACGAGTGACACTTATCTGCGGTCGGCCGCTAGTCACGGTATGGCAAGCCCCTTTCGCGAACTCGGCCGCGCGACGGCGAGAGGCGTCCCCAAACAGCTGTGGACCGTCCTCTTTCTCGTCGTCGCCGCCGCGGTGGCACTCACGCTCGTCCCCATCACGCCGGCGACCATCGTGGGTCTGCTGGTTCTCGCGCTCGCCGTCGCGACGCTCGTCAGCACCGTCGAAATTGTGCAGGCGTACGAGAAGCGCGCGCTGACGGTGTTCGGCGAGTACCGCAAACTGCTCGAACCCGGTCTCAACGTCGTCCCGCCGTTCGTCTCGCGGGCGTACCGCTTCGACATGCGGACGCGCATCATCGACGTCCCTCGGCAGGAAGCCATCACGGAGGACAACTCGCCCGTAACCGCCGACGCCGTCGTCTACATCCGCGTGATGGACGCGAAGAAAGCCTTCTTGGAAGTCGAAGATTACAGGACCGCCACCTCGAACCTCGCGCAGACGACGCTTCGCGCCGTGCTCGGCGACATGGAACTCGACGAGACGCTGTCCCGACGCGCCGAAATCAACGCGCGAATCCGCGAGGAACTCGACGAACCCACCGACGAGTGGGGCATCCGCGTCGAGAGCGTCGAGGTGCGTGAGGTGAAACCGAGCGCCGAAGTCCAGGGGGCGATGGAGCAGCAGACCGCCGCCGAGCGCCGTCGCCGGGCGATGATTCTCGAAGCCCAGGGTGAGCGGCGCAGCGCCGTCGAGAAGGCGGAGGGGGAAAAGCAGTCGAACATCATCCGCGCGCAGGGCAAGAAGCAGAGTCAGATTCTGGAGGCGCAGGGCGACGCGATCTCGACGGTGCTCCGGGCGAAGTCCGCCGAGTCGATGGGCGAGCGCGCAATCATCGACAAGGGGATGGATACGCTCTCGGAGATCGGCACCAGTCCGTCGACGACGTTCGTCCTCCCGCAGGAGCTCACCTCGCTCGTCGGTCGGTACGGCAAGCAGCTGTCGGGCAGCGACGTGAGCGAACCGACGCCGAGACTCGACTCGCAGTCGTTCGACGAGGAGACCCGCGAAATGCTCGGTCTCGACGACGTCGAGGAGATTCTCGACGACATCGGCAACGGCGACCGCGAGCAGATAGTTGAAGTCGTGCCGGAGGAGACCGAACGGAACTGAGCAGTCGGGCGGTCACTCCCTCGACTCTTCCCTCAACGCCTCCCTCGGTAGACTACCAGTCGAGCGACCCGCCCGACTGATACTCGGTCACCTGCGTCTCGAAGAAGTTCTTCTCCTTGTTGAGGTCGACCTGCTCGGACATCCACGGAAACGGATTTTCGGTGCCGAACTCGGCGTCCATCCGGAGTTGACCGAGGCGTCGGTCGGCGACGTACTCGACGTACTCGGCGAACTGCTCGGCATTCATCCCGAAGAGGTCGGACGGGCACGCCTCCTCGGCGTATATCTGCTCCAGTTCGACCGCCTCGACGACGAGTTCTCGAATCTCGGCTTCGAACGCCTCGGTCCAGACACCGGGGTTCTCGTCGCGGATCGCGTTGACGAGGTCGACGCCGAAGTTGAGATGCAGCGACTCGTCGCGCATGATGTACTCGAACTGCTCGCCGACGCCGACCATCTTCCCCTGTCGCTTGAGCGCGAGCATCATCGCGAAGCCCGCGTAGAAGAAGATGCCCTCCATGATGACGTAGAAGCCGACGAGGTCGCGGAGGAACGCCCGGAGGTCGTCGTCCGTCTCGATGGTGAAGTCGGGGTCGTCAGCGGCGCGCGTCAGGTCGACGACGAACGCGTCTTTCTCCTCGATGCTTGGGACGCGGTCGTACATGCCGTACAGGTACTCGGGGTCGAAGCCGAGGCTGTCGCAGCAGTAGATGAACGTGTCCGTATGGATAGCCTCCTCGTAGGCTTGTCGCAGGAGGTACTGGCGGCACTCGGGGGCGGTGACGTAGTCGTAGACGGCGAGGACGATGTTGTTCGCCGTCAGCGACTCCGCCGTCGAGAAGAACCCGAGGTTCCACTCGACGAGTTGTCGTTCCGCTTCTGTGAGTTCGTCGCCGCGCCACTGGGAGACGTCGTCCTGCATCGGCACCTCCTCGGGCACCCAGTTGTTGGCGACGCCCGCCTTGTAGTACTCGCGGGCCCAGTCGTACTCGATGGGCAGTATCTTGTTCGGGTCGTGCTGGCTGTCGTCGTTGAGTATCGGCATCTGTGTGTCGTGGTAGGGGAGGATAGTTCGCTGGCGCTACTGGCAGGCGTCGCAGGTGGGGTCCTCGACGCTCGGGAGGTCGCAGGCGTCATCGGACGCCCACTCGTTGCCGTCGTCGGCGTCACCGTCGCCTCCGTCGGCGTCGTTTCCAGACTCGTCGCCGCGCAGTTGGGTGTCGTCGTACTCGGCCATGTCGAGCGTCGACTTCTCTATCTGGCTCGCGCCGAGCGTCCGCAGGTAGTAGGTCGTCTTCAGCCCGAGTTCCCATGCGGTCCGGTAAACGTCGTCGAGCAGCGTCCCGTCCGTCGAGGGGAAGAAGACGTTGTGCGACTGGCTCTGGTCGACCCAGACGGCGCGCTGCGCCGACAGTCGAAGCTGGTGACGCGGGTCTATCTCGAATGCGCTCCGGTGAAGTTCGCGCAGCGACTCCGGAATCGCGTCTATCTCCTGAATCGAGCCGTCGTGGTACTTGATGCGGTCGAGCAGTTCGGGACCCCAGAGGTCGCGGTCCTTCAGTTGTTCGACGAGCGTCTCGTTGACGACGGTGAAGTCGCCGGACATGTTCGACTTCACGTAGAGGTTCGAGTAGCGCGGTTCGATGGACGGCGTCGTCCCGGCGATGGTCGAGATGGTCGCCGTCGGCGCGACGGCCATTGTGTTCGAGTTTCGCATCCCGTGTTCGGCGACGTGCTCGCGGACGCGCCCCCAGTCAAGCGTCTCCGTCACGTTGACGGGTATCTCGCGGTCGCGCTCTACTTCGAGGAGTTCGACCGTGTCCTGCGGGAACAGCCCGCGGTCCCACTTCGATCCCTCGTAGCTGTCGTACGGTTCGCGCTCGCGGGCGAGCCGTGAGGAGCCGAGGACGGCGTGGTAGGCGACGAACTCCATCGCCTCGTCGGCGAACGAGACGGCGTCTTCGAAGGCCATCGACACGCCGCAGTCTACGAGCGCCTCGTGGAAGCCCATCACGCCGAGGCCGACCGGGCGGTGCCGCAAGTTCGAACGTTCGGCCGCTTCGGTCGGGTAGAAGTTCAGGTCGACGACGTTGTCGAGCATCCGCATCGCCGTTCCAACGGTGTCAGCGAGGCGCTCGCGGTCGAGCGCTCCCGCGCCGTCGGCGTCGTCCGCGACGTGCCGCGCGAGGTTCACCGAACCGAGGTTGCAGACGGCGGTCTCGTCCTCGGAGGTGTTGAGCGTGATCTCGGTGCAGAGGTTCGATGAGTTAACGGCGCCCGCGTGATCCTGCGGCGACCGGACGTTGCACGGGTCTTTGAACGTCAGCCACGGGTGGCCCGTCTCGAACAGCCGGGTGAGCATCGTCCGCCAGAGATCGGCGGCGTCGACGCGCTCGTACTGCCGCAGCTCGCCCGCGTCGGCTTTCGCCTCGTACTCGCGGTAGAGCTCCTCGAATTCCCGACCGTATGTGCCGTGCAGTTCGGGCACCTCGTCGGGCGAGAACAGCGTCCACTGCTCGTCGGCTTCGACGCGTTTCATGAACAGGTCGGGAATCCACGCCGCTGTGTTCATGTCGTGGGTGCGGCGTCGCTCGTCGCCGGTGTTGCGCCGGAGGTCGACGAACGCCGGGAAGTCCATGTGCCAGCACTCGAGGTAAGCGCAGGCCGCACCGCGGCGCTTTCCGGAGCGGTTGATGGCCACGGTCACGTCGTTCGAGATCTTCAGAAAGGGGACGACTCCGGTCGACTCGACGCCGGTCGACTCGATGAGCGCGCCGGTCGCGCGGACGTTCGTCCAGTCGTTGCCGAGGCCGCCGGACCACTTCGAGAGCTTCGCGTGTTCGCCGTAGGCGTCGAAGATGTCGTCGAGATCGTCGTCGACCGTCGTCAGATAGCACGAGGAGAGCTGGGGGTGGGTCGTCCCGGCGTGAAACAGCGTCGGCGTCGAGTGGACGAACCGCAGCGTCGACAGCAGTTCGTAGAACTCCTTCGCGCGCTCGGTGCGCTCCTCGGGGAGTTCGCGCAGCGCGACGCCCATCGCGACGCGCATCCAGAACGACTGCGGCAGTTCGAGGCACTCGCCGTCGTTCGTCCGGAGAAAGTAGCGCTTTTCGAGCGTCTCCATCGCCATGTAACCGAACTCCTCGTCGCGGTCGAGAACGAGCGTCTCCGCGAGTTCGTCGAGGTCGTAGGCGAGCATGCGGTCGTCGAGCAACTCTTCGGCGACGCCGCGCTCGATGCCCTCGCGGAACGACTCGCGGTAGGCGGCGTCGAGCGCGTCGCCACGAAGGTCGGCGTCGAGCAGTCGACGGTAGTAGCGTCGTCGGAACGCGTCGGCCGCCGCGGCGTCGAACGCCGGGTCGCGCTCGGTTCGGGCGGTCAACACGTCGACGACGGCTTTGTAGCGTTCATCGACTGACGCGCCGTCGTACAGTTTTCGCTCGGCGGCGTCGACGAGGCGGTCGACATCGTCGACGGCGTCGCGGTCGCGACAGGCGTCTTCGAGCACCGAACGGACGGTCTCTGCGTGTGCGTCGGTAGTCTGGCTCATGTGTGGGAGTAGTGAGTTCGACTCCCGGCGGTCGCGCCGCTGAACGGCGTCGCAACTCGCCGGAGAACGGCCGAATGCACCCGCGTCGGCGCTGTCGGCCCGGTCGAACCGTACCGCGTGATGACCGACGGGAGCGGCATAAATGTTTCCAACAGTGCTTTCAGTAATACAATTTTAGTTGGTTTTCCTAGTCCGTCCTGCCCGTCGTGTCAGCCGATCCGAGCAACGGCTTTCCCCGTCGGCGTGCTACGGAGACACATGGAGATACGACCGGCCAACGCCGATGACATCGAGGCGATACAGCGCGTCGCCCGGCGGTCGTGGGAGGCGACGTACCGCGACATCCTCGGCGCGGAGACGGTGGCGGAGACCGTCTCGGAGTGGTACTCCGAGGAGGCGCTTTCGGATGTGCTCGGCAAACCGGGGACGGCGTTTCTGGCCGCCGAGAAAGAGAGCGAGGTAGTCGGCTTCTGTCACGGCGTCGTCGAGGCCGAGCAGGGCGACATCGTCCGTCTCTACGTCGACCCGGACCACTGGCGCGACGGCGTCGGCTCCGCGCTGTACGAACGCCTCCGCTCGGACCTCGAAGATTTCAACATGCACCGACTGGAGGCTATCGTCCTCGCGGACAACGAGATGGGCAACGAGTTCTACCGCAATCTCGGCTTCGAGAAGACGGGGGAGGGTGAGGTGACGATGCGTGGAGAGACGTACGGCGAGAACGTCTACCGGAAGCGACTCTCGGCGACGTAGCGCCCGGTGGTCAGAACTCGGGATCGATTTCGGGGGCGACGCCGTCGTCCGGGTTATCGAGGTCGAACTCCCGGCGGAGTTTCCGAATCCGGTCGCGGATGTCCGCGGCGAGTTCGAACTCGAGGTTGCTCGCGGCCTCGTCCATCCGGTCTTCGAGCAGATCGACCTTCCGGGCGGCAGCGTCGGCGTCCTCGATGTCGTCGACGGAGGTGTCGGAGGTGTCGGTCTTGCTCCCTGGGAGACTCGTC
This genomic stretch from Haloprofundus salilacus harbors:
- a CDS encoding cytochrome P450; amino-acid sequence: MRPRPPGPRGVPLFGSSQQYARDPFSFLTACADAYGDVVHFDLGPLETYMLTNPDDIERVLVSEANKYRKPRFQDDAIGDLLGEGLLMSEGETWREQRELAQPAFNMQRIASLDETMTAYTESMLADWRDGETFDVQIEMARLTVKIIVEAMFGSTAGDERVQRVQEHLEPLGARFEPDPRRFLVPDWAPTRENREYRDAIEVLEAIIDDIVAERRGTENEPTRMDLLSILLRAQVRGEQTDDQLRDEMMTMLLAGHDTTALTLTYAWYLLSQHPDVEEAVHAELDEVLGGDPPSARDARKLRYTEQVLQETMRLYPPVYTLFREPLVDVKLGGYRVPEGSAVMLPQWAVHRSSRYYENPLEFDPDRWTPAERSKRPQLSYFPFGAGPRHCIGKQFSMLEAKLILGTVAQRYSLEYVGDDDPLSLSGSLTMHPRNPMVMRLHARENRKSARR
- a CDS encoding 2'-5' RNA ligase family protein, whose amino-acid sequence is MSYSLNVLVPGTVERLATELYPRLTAFDRIRDRHTLVVKRFENRSYDRLRETLRTPLANEPPFEVRVTGIDAFETPVRGDGPVVYLTVESPGLLALHERLVDRFGAIEGLEGDEYVPHVTLARGGSPSAVEVLRDAELDPVMWTVSELCVWSAEYREVAGTIPLRG
- a CDS encoding DUF7554 family protein, with protein sequence MSRSRAELDVEDLLKVVLVLVVVWLVLEIVGTALGIVGGLLGPLQPLLGLAVVALILLWFFDRL
- a CDS encoding SPFH domain-containing protein, which gives rise to MALTLVPITPATIVGLLVLALAVATLVSTVEIVQAYEKRALTVFGEYRKLLEPGLNVVPPFVSRAYRFDMRTRIIDVPRQEAITEDNSPVTADAVVYIRVMDAKKAFLEVEDYRTATSNLAQTTLRAVLGDMELDETLSRRAEINARIREELDEPTDEWGIRVESVEVREVKPSAEVQGAMEQQTAAERRRRAMILEAQGERRSAVEKAEGEKQSNIIRAQGKKQSQILEAQGDAISTVLRAKSAESMGERAIIDKGMDTLSEIGTSPSTTFVLPQELTSLVGRYGKQLSGSDVSEPTPRLDSQSFDEETREMLGLDDVEEILDDIGNGDREQIVEVVPEETERN
- a CDS encoding ribonucleotide-diphosphate reductase subunit beta, which produces MPILNDDSQHDPNKILPIEYDWAREYYKAGVANNWVPEEVPMQDDVSQWRGDELTEAERQLVEWNLGFFSTAESLTANNIVLAVYDYVTAPECRQYLLRQAYEEAIHTDTFIYCCDSLGFDPEYLYGMYDRVPSIEEKDAFVVDLTRAADDPDFTIETDDDLRAFLRDLVGFYVIMEGIFFYAGFAMMLALKRQGKMVGVGEQFEYIMRDESLHLNFGVDLVNAIRDENPGVWTEAFEAEIRELVVEAVELEQIYAEEACPSDLFGMNAEQFAEYVEYVADRRLGQLRMDAEFGTENPFPWMSEQVDLNKEKNFFETQVTEYQSGGSLDW
- a CDS encoding ribonucleoside-diphosphate reductase subunit alpha — protein: MSQTTDAHAETVRSVLEDACRDRDAVDDVDRLVDAAERKLYDGASVDERYKAVVDVLTARTERDPAFDAAAADAFRRRYYRRLLDADLRGDALDAAYRESFREGIERGVAEELLDDRMLAYDLDELAETLVLDRDEEFGYMAMETLEKRYFLRTNDGECLELPQSFWMRVAMGVALRELPEERTERAKEFYELLSTLRFVHSTPTLFHAGTTHPQLSSCYLTTVDDDLDDIFDAYGEHAKLSKWSGGLGNDWTNVRATGALIESTGVESTGVVPFLKISNDVTVAINRSGKRRGAACAYLECWHMDFPAFVDLRRNTGDERRRTHDMNTAAWIPDLFMKRVEADEQWTLFSPDEVPELHGTYGREFEELYREYEAKADAGELRQYERVDAADLWRTMLTRLFETGHPWLTFKDPCNVRSPQDHAGAVNSSNLCTEITLNTSEDETAVCNLGSVNLARHVADDADGAGALDRERLADTVGTAMRMLDNVVDLNFYPTEAAERSNLRHRPVGLGVMGFHEALVDCGVSMAFEDAVSFADEAMEFVAYHAVLGSSRLAREREPYDSYEGSKWDRGLFPQDTVELLEVERDREIPVNVTETLDWGRVREHVAEHGMRNSNTMAVAPTATISTIAGTTPSIEPRYSNLYVKSNMSGDFTVVNETLVEQLKDRDLWGPELLDRIKYHDGSIQEIDAIPESLRELHRSAFEIDPRHQLRLSAQRAVWVDQSQSHNVFFPSTDGTLLDDVYRTAWELGLKTTYYLRTLGASQIEKSTLDMAEYDDTQLRGDESGNDADGGDGDADDGNEWASDDACDLPSVEDPTCDACQ
- a CDS encoding GNAT family N-acetyltransferase, with amino-acid sequence MEIRPANADDIEAIQRVARRSWEATYRDILGAETVAETVSEWYSEEALSDVLGKPGTAFLAAEKESEVVGFCHGVVEAEQGDIVRLYVDPDHWRDGVGSALYERLRSDLEDFNMHRLEAIVLADNEMGNEFYRNLGFEKTGEGEVTMRGETYGENVYRKRLSAT